In Pseudobacter ginsenosidimutans, the following are encoded in one genomic region:
- a CDS encoding Gldg family protein codes for MKVIWKIAKAELQAMFYSPVAWLILIIFTFQVGMVYTGNYDSLMRAVTMGYIKLNVPMSQTVNIWSSSTGVFNHVLSYLYLYVPLLTMGVISRELSTGSIKMLYSSPVTTNQIIFGKYLSLLVYGLLLMGVLAVFGIHSVIGIKSADFPVLLCGIFGIYLLFCTYAAIGLFMSSLTSYTVVSAMGTLALLAVLSYTRTLWQDVEGLRELTHWLSISGRVDAFVLGMITTDRLIYFVLISLMFIAFTAIRLNSMRHKSSFFISFGKYAVVLVVVFGLGYFTSMPIFKGYYDVTRTKLNTLTKSSQDVLAKLGEDDLTIHTYANMLEKHFFYALPAMYMFERQLFEQYTRFKPRIKMKTERYYELVANPMMDKQYANMNGKQRWDTMSKMMNLTFPVKSYDEIKQQVDLSGERFRYVKLLQKADGKQTFLRVFDDNQVMPTEREITAAFKRLVMDLPTVGFITGHGERESTSFQDRGYNLIAQEKTFRYALINQGFDIKDFTLANDVPDDIRILILAEPRTALSQEEIDRIKRYIERGGNMIVLGDPASRDRVNPIIAPLGVQLEPGILVKPSAKYQTDLLLSKPTAAGAASNMYLDDLKKRQSVVTMPNASPLSVNPTQGFQAVTWLTSDSTGSWNELETTNFIDEKAVLNPGVGEKAEPFPTVVALSREVKGRTQKIIVTGDADWISNGELGAQRYEMNASNFNLILASFYWLSDNEVPIDMSRPDPTDYTASTSEGVWTGFKIFLKWVLPIGLFAFSLLLWIKRRGK; via the coding sequence ATGAAAGTCATTTGGAAAATAGCAAAGGCGGAATTACAGGCTATGTTTTATTCGCCTGTTGCCTGGTTGATACTGATAATTTTTACATTCCAGGTAGGTATGGTTTATACCGGCAACTACGATAGCCTGATGCGTGCCGTTACCATGGGATATATCAAATTGAATGTACCCATGAGCCAGACAGTCAATATCTGGTCTTCTTCAACCGGCGTGTTCAATCATGTACTCAGCTATCTCTACCTGTATGTGCCGCTGCTCACCATGGGCGTGATTAGTCGAGAGCTGAGCACAGGCAGTATCAAAATGCTTTATTCATCTCCCGTTACCACCAACCAGATCATCTTCGGCAAATACTTGTCGTTACTCGTTTACGGCCTGTTGCTGATGGGCGTACTGGCTGTGTTCGGGATCCATAGTGTGATCGGTATCAAGAGTGCTGATTTCCCTGTGCTCCTCTGTGGGATCTTTGGGATCTATCTGCTCTTCTGTACTTATGCCGCCATTGGTCTGTTCATGAGCTCCCTCACGTCTTACACTGTTGTGTCTGCCATGGGAACGCTGGCGTTGCTGGCTGTACTGTCTTACACACGTACACTCTGGCAGGACGTTGAAGGACTGCGCGAGCTCACGCACTGGTTATCGATCTCCGGAAGGGTGGATGCATTTGTACTGGGTATGATCACTACAGACCGTCTGATCTATTTCGTGCTCATCTCTCTTATGTTCATTGCATTTACGGCCATCCGCCTGAATTCCATGAGACATAAAAGTTCTTTCTTCATTTCCTTCGGTAAATATGCAGTGGTACTGGTGGTTGTGTTCGGTCTCGGCTATTTCACTTCCATGCCCATTTTCAAAGGGTATTACGATGTAACGCGTACGAAGCTGAACACGCTTACCAAATCCAGCCAGGATGTACTGGCAAAACTTGGGGAAGATGATTTGACGATCCATACCTACGCAAACATGCTGGAGAAGCATTTCTTCTACGCATTGCCTGCCATGTATATGTTCGAAAGGCAATTGTTTGAGCAATACACCCGCTTCAAGCCCCGTATCAAAATGAAGACCGAGCGTTACTATGAACTGGTGGCCAATCCCATGATGGATAAGCAGTATGCGAACATGAACGGCAAGCAGCGCTGGGACACGATGTCCAAAATGATGAACCTGACTTTCCCCGTGAAATCCTATGACGAGATCAAACAACAGGTGGATCTCTCCGGCGAAAGGTTCCGCTATGTGAAACTGCTGCAGAAAGCAGATGGCAAACAAACCTTCCTGCGTGTGTTCGACGATAACCAGGTGATGCCAACAGAACGCGAGATAACGGCGGCGTTCAAACGCCTGGTGATGGACCTGCCAACAGTTGGCTTCATTACAGGGCATGGTGAACGCGAGAGCACATCTTTCCAGGATCGTGGTTACAATCTCATTGCGCAGGAAAAAACTTTCCGTTATGCGCTGATCAACCAGGGCTTCGATATAAAGGATTTCACGCTGGCCAATGATGTGCCTGATGATATCCGCATCCTCATCCTGGCAGAGCCACGCACTGCATTGAGCCAGGAAGAGATAGACCGTATCAAACGTTATATTGAACGCGGTGGCAATATGATTGTGCTGGGTGATCCTGCCAGTCGTGATCGTGTGAACCCCATCATTGCGCCACTTGGCGTGCAGCTGGAGCCAGGCATCCTGGTGAAACCTTCTGCGAAGTACCAGACAGATCTGTTGCTGTCCAAACCCACAGCTGCAGGCGCTGCTTCCAATATGTACCTGGATGATCTGAAGAAAAGACAGAGTGTGGTGACCATGCCGAATGCAAGTCCCTTGTCTGTGAACCCCACACAGGGATTCCAGGCCGTTACCTGGCTCACTTCAGACTCCACAGGTTCATGGAATGAACTGGAAACAACCAATTTCATCGATGAGAAAGCTGTTCTCAATCCCGGAGTGGGAGAGAAGGCTGAACCATTCCCCACTGTGGTGGCGCTCAGCAGAGAAGTGAAAGGAAGAACACAGAAGATCATTGTTACCGGTGATGCAGACTGGATCAGCAATGGAGAGCTTGGCGCACAACGCTATGAAATGAATGCTTCCAATTTCAACCTGATCCTTGCTTCTTTCTACTGGCTTTCCGATAATGAAGTGCCCATCGATATGAGCAGGCCCGATCCTACCGATTATACTGCCAGCACCAGCGAAGGCGTATGGACAGGTTTCAAGATCTTCCTCAAATGGGTATTACCTATCGGGCTCTTTGCATTCAGTTTGTTACTGTGGATCAAAAGAAGAGGTAAATAA
- a CDS encoding ABC transporter ATP-binding protein — MAESIVKIEGLSHRYSVQWAVRDINLELNRRGIFGLLGANGAGKSTIMNVVCGVIKPTRGSITIKGIDIQKNPVEAKKYMGFLPQQPPLQGEFNVEEFLTYAAGIRLMPDKDIPAAVTEVMEKCGLSHMRERLIKNLSGGYKQRVGIAQSIIHKPEFVVLDEPTNGLDPNQILEVRQLIREISEYCTVILSTHILQEVQALCDHIWMINDGSVVFSGGIDEFDNYIAPSSLMASFLAKPSKEELMAVPGVTGVEELDGTKMRVRFTAWPEAAEKLIEVSQAKRWRLVEINLEKSSMEAVFIELSNKQSQS, encoded by the coding sequence ATGGCCGAATCAATTGTAAAAATCGAAGGGCTTTCACACCGGTACAGTGTGCAGTGGGCCGTTCGTGATATCAACCTCGAGCTGAACAGGCGTGGTATTTTTGGATTGCTGGGTGCCAATGGCGCCGGCAAGTCCACCATCATGAATGTTGTCTGTGGTGTGATCAAGCCTACCAGGGGCAGCATCACCATCAAGGGGATCGATATCCAGAAGAATCCTGTGGAAGCGAAAAAATACATGGGCTTCCTGCCACAGCAGCCACCACTCCAGGGAGAATTCAATGTAGAGGAATTCCTCACCTATGCAGCCGGTATCAGGCTGATGCCGGACAAGGATATCCCTGCTGCCGTTACAGAGGTAATGGAGAAATGCGGATTGTCGCATATGCGTGAGCGCTTGATCAAGAATTTATCTGGTGGTTACAAGCAACGCGTAGGCATTGCACAAAGCATCATCCACAAGCCAGAATTTGTGGTGCTGGATGAACCTACCAACGGCCTCGATCCCAACCAGATCCTTGAAGTAAGGCAACTGATCAGGGAGATCAGCGAATACTGTACAGTGATCCTCTCTACCCATATCCTGCAGGAAGTGCAGGCGCTTTGCGATCATATCTGGATGATCAATGATGGCTCCGTTGTTTTCTCCGGCGGAATCGATGAGTTTGATAACTATATCGCACCGAGCTCACTGATGGCATCCTTCCTCGCCAAACCATCCAAAGAAGAATTGATGGCTGTGCCTGGCGTTACAGGTGTTGAGGAACTGGATGGCACCAAAATGCGCGTCAGGTTCACAGCCTGGCCTGAAGCGGCCGAGAAGCTCATCGAGGTCAGCCAGGCAAAACGCTGGCGACTGGTGGAGATCAATCTCGAGAAGAGCTCCATGGAAGCCGTCTTCATTGAATTGTCCAACAAACAATCACAATCCTAA
- a CDS encoding PKD-like family lipoprotein — MKTSNIFRLLLITGLFLQLSCVKDTSNFDYVKGNPVKLSFDITSALVAVIDEPLDIVPKREFEVAGKTINDYDHEWYQDGKLLSKDADLVYLGSKPGYVMLNYYMIDKETGLRFETGPVTMTVISPYETGWVVLYEKDGESEIAHIRKTPTGYRDQLALYKDKNNGESLGSHPLRIKDYYVNGGRGVGIIQQGGQGSVELSGFNYEKRLVVNESFVGGRPAGLNPVNAGFYETADLLVNDDGKLYARLFQTNPIAFTVPWLNIPLEVSKGMKIKHLWDVQSGYTMYTVMYDELNNRLLYASLKLVQNITFGATLKIDTFPPPPVYLPVPAGYINPSLPLTGYDYIWGGTFKDDLIVSSNPVFIVREQATGEVYLQPFTFMNLMGIQTIHTPGMKQTFTGKQYLNANTKFVAIKTRSFLFFSGDADNKGLYYYDVSIGGATKKYHTLPASITALTQSEDGQQLAVGLADGTVILYDISSQSLLSGGPVELHRLSGLGRIADISLRGGSPQ; from the coding sequence ATGAAAACCAGTAATATCTTTCGTTTGCTCCTCATCACAGGTCTGTTCCTGCAGTTGTCCTGTGTGAAAGACACGAGCAATTTCGACTACGTAAAAGGCAATCCGGTTAAGCTCTCTTTCGATATCACCAGTGCTCTGGTAGCCGTGATCGATGAGCCGCTTGACATTGTGCCCAAAAGGGAATTTGAAGTGGCCGGCAAAACCATTAATGATTATGATCATGAATGGTATCAGGATGGGAAGCTGCTATCAAAAGATGCTGATCTCGTTTACCTCGGCTCAAAACCGGGATATGTAATGCTCAATTATTACATGATCGATAAGGAAACAGGGCTGAGATTTGAAACGGGTCCTGTTACTATGACCGTGATCTCTCCCTATGAAACCGGTTGGGTTGTTCTGTATGAAAAGGACGGGGAATCTGAGATTGCGCATATTCGCAAAACACCCACAGGATATCGTGATCAGCTGGCCCTGTATAAAGACAAGAACAATGGTGAAAGCCTGGGAAGTCATCCGCTCCGCATCAAGGATTACTACGTGAACGGAGGCAGGGGCGTGGGCATTATTCAGCAGGGTGGACAGGGATCGGTAGAGCTTTCTGGTTTCAATTACGAAAAGAGGCTGGTGGTAAATGAATCCTTCGTGGGCGGCAGACCCGCAGGACTGAATCCCGTGAATGCGGGTTTCTATGAAACTGCCGACCTGCTGGTGAACGATGATGGAAAATTGTATGCCCGTCTCTTCCAGACCAACCCGATCGCCTTCACTGTTCCCTGGCTGAACATTCCACTGGAGGTCAGCAAGGGAATGAAGATCAAACATCTCTGGGATGTGCAGTCAGGCTATACGATGTATACGGTGATGTATGATGAACTGAACAACAGGCTGCTCTATGCTTCGCTGAAACTGGTACAGAATATCACTTTCGGAGCTACGCTGAAGATCGATACATTTCCGCCTCCTCCTGTTTATTTACCTGTACCGGCTGGCTATATCAATCCATCATTACCGCTGACCGGTTACGACTATATCTGGGGCGGTACATTCAAGGATGACCTTATAGTTTCCTCCAACCCTGTGTTCATTGTGCGCGAGCAGGCTACCGGTGAGGTATACCTGCAACCTTTCACATTCATGAACCTCATGGGCATCCAAACCATCCATACTCCCGGCATGAAGCAAACATTCACCGGTAAGCAATACCTGAATGCCAATACAAAATTCGTGGCGATCAAAACAAGGAGCTTCCTGTTCTTCTCCGGAGATGCCGATAACAAAGGTTTGTATTACTACGATGTGAGCATCGGCGGCGCTACCAAAAAATACCATACACTTCCTGCATCCATCACGGCGCTTACGCAGAGTGAGGATGGTCAGCAACTGGCCGTGGGCCTTGCGGATGGTACTGTGATCTTATACGATATCTCCAGCCAGTCATTGCTGAGTGGAGGACCGGTTGAGCTGCACCGTTTGAGCGGGCTCGGACGCATTGCTGATATCAGCTTAAGGGGAGGATCACCACAATAG
- a CDS encoding DUF4843 domain-containing protein, giving the protein MKKTISTIIFSGTVASILFLASCKKQEIGVYNSGRYLQFVTPFQDSISFSFFYHLGKNEVTIGMPVKLIGQLFSEDQQYTVEALLSEGTATAANYSLPAAQVFRKGVTRDTAWITVKNTPGLETSNLRLVLHLKGGSQIEPGQTEATYKIIRLTASVSKPTWWDSNMDLYYLGRYSEKKFRKFMEVTGVGDLEPLNNNQRLIYFLQFKYYLINQKQNGTPVYMEDGADMLSTVPLLG; this is encoded by the coding sequence ATGAAAAAGACAATCTCAACCATCATATTTTCAGGAACAGTTGCTTCCATTTTGTTTTTGGCATCCTGCAAAAAACAAGAAATAGGCGTTTACAACAGCGGCAGGTATCTGCAATTTGTAACCCCTTTCCAGGATTCCATCTCTTTTTCGTTTTTCTATCATCTGGGAAAAAATGAAGTGACCATCGGGATGCCTGTTAAACTTATAGGCCAGTTATTTTCAGAAGACCAGCAATACACCGTGGAAGCCCTGCTTTCAGAAGGAACTGCTACAGCAGCCAATTACAGTCTGCCTGCAGCACAGGTATTCAGAAAAGGAGTTACCCGTGATACCGCCTGGATAACTGTAAAGAATACACCCGGGCTGGAAACCTCCAACCTTAGGCTGGTACTGCATCTCAAAGGAGGTAGTCAGATTGAGCCCGGCCAGACGGAAGCCACGTATAAGATCATTCGGTTGACTGCCAGCGTTAGTAAGCCAACCTGGTGGGACAGTAATATGGATCTGTATTACCTGGGCCGCTACAGTGAAAAGAAATTCCGAAAATTCATGGAAGTAACAGGCGTGGGCGATCTGGAACCGCTCAACAATAACCAGCGGCTGATCTATTTCCTTCAGTTCAAATATTACCTGATCAACCAAAAGCAAAATGGTACCCCGGTGTATATGGAAGATGGCGCAGACATGCTCAGTACCGTTCCATTGCTTGGCTAA
- a CDS encoding RagB/SusD family nutrient uptake outer membrane protein, protein MKKITLLLVIISSLTGCKKWLDVQPSDQIVDKELFSQAQGFRHSLNGVYIQAAGKELFGKNLSWGLNTAYSQEYDGAHMSNDRFLAYNFDKTNPFSQDIINEIWTKAYNNIANCNKLLKEIEALSESSFAQGRSERNLIIGEAMAMRALMHFELLRLYAPAPAKDPNGKFIPYVNTYPAKLNPPVATSQVIDNITADLEKAQSLVAENDTIVNRSGLANGLQNKLSSVGFTQANAFFAFRMHRLNYLAIHGLLARVYLYAGNYAKAKQSAKYVYENFGPHGRLKFSEFTSELNATTTSGNRYSKLADDILFAAYDADLIANLSANYQNSYRLSTDVDQWFPATDRDFRAGFISEFQTDNQNQKGKVSDKWLESRAINYDVKAQNTIVPVLRLSEVYYIYSETLFKDGETNEALNVLNQVRNARGKLTTFSQSDETAFYQELLAEYRREFINEGQTFFAYKRLQRNLMRGSQVIVLDDRFILPIPQQEQIF, encoded by the coding sequence ATGAAAAAAATCACCCTACTACTTGTTATCATTTCTTCTCTTACAGGATGTAAGAAATGGCTGGATGTACAACCTTCTGATCAGATCGTGGATAAAGAGCTGTTCAGCCAGGCCCAGGGCTTCCGCCATTCCCTGAATGGTGTATATATCCAGGCTGCCGGTAAAGAGCTCTTTGGTAAGAACCTGAGCTGGGGCCTGAATACTGCCTACTCGCAGGAGTATGATGGCGCGCATATGTCGAACGATCGATTCCTTGCCTATAATTTCGATAAAACGAATCCTTTCAGCCAGGACATCATAAACGAGATCTGGACAAAAGCATACAATAATATCGCCAACTGCAACAAGCTCCTGAAGGAGATCGAAGCACTTTCCGAAAGCAGCTTTGCACAGGGACGTTCCGAACGCAATCTCATCATTGGTGAAGCTATGGCTATGCGCGCACTGATGCATTTCGAATTGCTCAGGCTCTATGCTCCTGCACCTGCAAAGGATCCCAACGGAAAATTTATTCCCTATGTGAATACCTATCCTGCCAAACTGAACCCGCCCGTAGCAACCAGCCAGGTGATAGACAATATCACTGCTGATCTTGAAAAGGCACAATCGCTGGTGGCAGAAAATGATACCATCGTGAACAGGTCCGGATTGGCCAATGGTTTACAAAACAAGCTGAGCAGTGTGGGATTTACCCAGGCGAATGCTTTCTTCGCTTTCAGGATGCACAGACTCAACTATCTTGCCATTCATGGATTGCTGGCCCGTGTGTATCTCTATGCAGGCAATTATGCGAAAGCAAAACAGTCCGCTAAATATGTGTATGAGAATTTCGGACCGCATGGCCGGTTGAAATTCTCGGAATTCACTTCGGAGCTCAATGCTACCACCACCAGTGGCAACAGGTACAGCAAACTGGCCGATGATATTTTATTCGCTGCGTATGATGCAGATCTTATTGCCAATCTTTCTGCAAATTATCAGAACAGTTACAGGCTTTCAACAGATGTTGATCAGTGGTTTCCTGCAACAGACCGTGATTTCCGTGCCGGCTTCATCAGTGAATTCCAGACAGACAATCAAAATCAGAAAGGAAAGGTTTCTGATAAATGGCTGGAAAGCCGGGCCATAAATTATGATGTGAAAGCGCAGAATACCATTGTGCCGGTTCTTCGCCTGAGCGAGGTTTATTATATCTACAGTGAAACACTGTTCAAAGACGGTGAGACCAATGAGGCACTGAACGTGCTGAACCAGGTGCGGAATGCAAGAGGTAAGCTTACCACTTTCTCCCAGTCAGATGAAACAGCGTTCTACCAGGAACTGCTGGCGGAATATCGCCGTGAGTTCATTAATGAAGGACAAACCTTCTTTGCCTACAAACGCCTGCAGCGGAACCTGATGCGTGGCTCGCAGGTGATTGTGCTGGACGATCGTTTCATATTGCCCATCCCTCAGCAAGAGCAAATTTTCTAG
- a CDS encoding SusC/RagA family TonB-linked outer membrane protein, translated as MKLTVLLLTAAFLNVSAKSFSQNISFTGSNVPIEKVFAECKKQTGYSFLYPSSLLTIAHPVTIHASNVPLEQFLKELFKTQPIGYEINNRSILLFQKPDAPVPLNPKPIQSITIGNDEPIPFPVKIRVIDTLGIPMPRASVMVRNKKISKVTNTDGIAEIQVEIGDVIEVSYVGYETTTLTIKYLAPVFHVNLKLSSKGMDEVVTGYTKLRKESFTGNSIRVTKDEILKLGNRNVISALQAFDPSFRLEVNNLRGADPNTMPEFYIRGRSGIGQKSLEPVDVSEAALSNNPNLPIFIMDGFEISVERVYDFDINRIASVTILKDAAATAVYGSRAANGVVVIQTVAPVPGKLHVDYNYTSTLSVPDLRDYNLMNAEEKIRAEELAGYYKPEGSYTDANLTQELLAKRNQIKRGVNTDWIAQPLQNALNQKHSLGFDGGFDQLRFALRLNYDTEKGVMKGSGRERKSANLQIDYRLKKFQIKNDFTYDIVDAQDSPYGSFSDYTRKNPYDEAFDANGKPLDKTTRWRWMGSELARVNPLYEALMTRNFSTNSYQAITNNTGITWTPLSKLTVRGEIALGRNIARSDKFIDPASATQTGIDDKGREGKLTIGRRDAYSFNTNIFASYVNNFGGHNMMLSGGVNIKEDKGSQVSEFYAGFPSGELNSPNYAAFMDRKSTYVDNVNRLIGMFTQLNYTYKDIYLLDLAGRVDGNSSFGDERRFAPFWSVGSGINLHNYEFFKSKVFNRVKLFGSFGQLGKTNFAPYAAKGTYTVNQSIYSTGTGVLIRAMENPLLSWEITNTTDLGVEMSLLQNKMMVNVNWYNKVTKDLVNDVDMPISSGFPTYKDNVGKIRNRGIELRLSYDIIRKKDFYFSVFGTFASNKNTLLELSNSLRRYNELVNDEYKDFNDALAVTEDPARKKKYTTAHTKYVEGASVTAIYGMRSLGVNPADGKEVYMRPDGSITYVWTAGDQVVIGDATPKGQGSFAFNAVYKGFSLYANFMYQFGGLDYNYTLVSKVENVDLYNTNADRRVLDQRWQQPGELTSLKDIADRLYITRPTSRFIQKNNFVRIDAVTLAYDIPQQKVAKMGLSRLKIQLTGNNLATISSIQQERGLDFPFDRKFELTLRAGL; from the coding sequence ATGAAACTGACTGTACTCTTACTGACTGCTGCTTTCCTCAACGTAAGCGCCAAGAGCTTTTCCCAGAACATTAGTTTTACAGGAAGCAATGTGCCGATCGAAAAAGTGTTTGCCGAGTGCAAAAAGCAAACAGGCTACAGTTTCCTTTATCCCAGTTCCTTACTCACCATTGCACACCCCGTGACCATTCACGCCAGCAATGTTCCCCTGGAGCAGTTCCTGAAAGAACTGTTCAAAACCCAACCCATAGGATACGAGATCAACAACAGGAGCATACTCCTGTTCCAGAAACCTGATGCACCCGTACCCTTAAATCCTAAACCTATTCAAAGTATTACTATCGGTAATGATGAACCGATACCATTCCCTGTAAAGATCAGGGTGATCGATACGCTGGGTATTCCCATGCCCAGGGCTTCTGTAATGGTGAGGAACAAAAAGATCTCCAAAGTCACCAATACCGATGGTATCGCAGAGATCCAGGTGGAGATCGGAGACGTGATTGAAGTGAGTTATGTTGGTTATGAAACCACCACGCTCACTATCAAATACCTTGCGCCTGTGTTCCATGTGAACCTGAAACTTTCTTCCAAAGGAATGGATGAAGTAGTAACAGGTTATACTAAACTCAGGAAAGAAAGTTTTACCGGCAACTCCATCCGTGTAACCAAGGATGAGATCCTGAAACTGGGCAACAGGAATGTGATCAGCGCCCTTCAGGCATTTGATCCCTCCTTCCGTTTGGAGGTGAACAATCTCCGCGGAGCGGATCCCAATACAATGCCGGAATTCTATATCCGTGGCCGCTCCGGCATCGGTCAGAAATCCCTGGAACCGGTGGATGTATCGGAAGCCGCGCTCAGCAACAATCCCAACCTTCCCATCTTCATCATGGATGGATTTGAGATCTCCGTAGAACGTGTATATGATTTCGATATCAACCGTATTGCAAGTGTTACCATTCTTAAGGATGCTGCTGCAACAGCCGTGTATGGTTCACGTGCAGCCAATGGCGTGGTGGTGATACAAACAGTAGCGCCGGTGCCTGGTAAACTGCATGTGGATTACAATTATACCTCCACACTCAGTGTACCTGATCTGCGTGATTACAACCTGATGAATGCCGAAGAGAAAATACGTGCAGAAGAACTGGCGGGGTATTATAAGCCCGAAGGTTCATACACTGACGCAAATCTTACGCAGGAATTACTGGCCAAGAGAAACCAGATCAAACGCGGTGTTAATACGGACTGGATTGCACAGCCCCTTCAAAATGCGCTCAACCAGAAACATTCACTGGGTTTCGATGGTGGCTTCGATCAGCTGAGGTTCGCTCTCCGGTTGAATTATGATACAGAGAAGGGTGTTATGAAAGGATCAGGCCGCGAACGTAAAAGCGCTAACCTGCAGATCGATTACCGGCTGAAGAAATTCCAGATAAAGAATGATTTCACTTACGATATCGTGGATGCCCAGGACTCACCTTATGGTAGTTTTTCGGATTATACCAGGAAGAACCCTTATGATGAGGCTTTCGATGCAAATGGAAAACCATTGGACAAAACAACAAGGTGGCGCTGGATGGGTTCCGAACTGGCGCGCGTCAATCCCTTGTATGAAGCCCTCATGACCAGAAATTTCAGCACCAATAGCTACCAGGCCATCACCAATAATACCGGCATCACCTGGACGCCGTTGAGCAAACTGACAGTGAGAGGTGAGATCGCATTGGGACGCAACATTGCCAGGTCCGACAAATTCATCGATCCGGCTTCTGCCACACAAACAGGCATTGACGACAAGGGCAGGGAAGGAAAACTCACCATCGGAAGAAGGGACGCCTACTCTTTCAACACCAATATCTTTGCGAGCTACGTGAATAATTTCGGAGGACATAATATGATGCTTTCCGGAGGTGTGAATATAAAAGAAGACAAAGGCTCCCAGGTATCTGAATTCTATGCCGGCTTTCCTTCCGGCGAATTGAACTCTCCCAACTATGCTGCTTTCATGGATCGCAAATCCACCTACGTTGATAACGTCAACAGATTGATAGGTATGTTCACACAATTGAACTATACTTACAAGGATATCTACCTGCTGGACCTTGCAGGAAGGGTGGATGGTAATTCAAGTTTCGGAGACGAAAGAAGGTTTGCTCCTTTCTGGAGTGTAGGTAGTGGCATCAACCTGCACAACTATGAATTCTTCAAAAGCAAGGTCTTCAACCGTGTGAAATTGTTCGGCTCTTTCGGACAGCTGGGTAAAACGAATTTTGCTCCCTACGCTGCCAAAGGAACTTATACCGTTAACCAGTCTATTTACAGCACCGGTACAGGTGTACTCATAAGAGCAATGGAGAATCCGCTGCTCTCCTGGGAGATCACCAATACCACTGATCTGGGAGTTGAAATGAGCTTGCTCCAGAACAAGATGATGGTAAATGTCAACTGGTACAATAAGGTAACGAAGGACCTCGTGAATGATGTTGATATGCCCATTTCCTCCGGCTTCCCAACTTACAAGGACAATGTAGGCAAGATCAGGAACCGCGGGATCGAATTGAGATTGTCTTACGATATCATCAGGAAAAAGGATTTTTACTTCAGCGTATTCGGCACTTTCGCATCCAACAAGAATACACTTCTTGAATTATCCAATTCACTCAGACGTTACAATGAGCTGGTGAATGATGAGTACAAAGACTTCAATGATGCGCTGGCAGTTACTGAAGACCCTGCCCGTAAAAAGAAATATACAACAGCCCATACCAAATATGTTGAAGGTGCTTCCGTAACGGCCATTTATGGTATGCGTTCACTGGGCGTGAACCCTGCTGATGGAAAGGAAGTGTATATGCGCCCTGATGGTTCCATCACGTATGTATGGACTGCAGGCGACCAGGTGGTGATAGGCGATGCAACTCCGAAAGGGCAGGGAAGCTTTGCCTTCAATGCAGTGTACAAAGGATTCTCACTCTACGCCAACTTTATGTACCAGTTCGGTGGACTTGACTACAATTACACACTCGTAAGTAAAGTGGAAAATGTGGACCTCTACAATACCAATGCAGACCGCAGGGTGCTGGACCAGCGCTGGCAGCAACCCGGCGAACTCACTTCGCTGAAAGATATTGCAGACAGGCTTTACATCACAAGACCCACATCACGTTTCATTCAGAAGAATAATTTCGTAAGGATCGACGCCGTGACCCTCGCTTACGATATTCCTCAGCAAAAGGTGGCCAAAATGGGATTGTCGAGATTGAAGATCCAGCTTACCGGCAATAACCTGGCAACCATTTCTTCCATACAACAGGAGCGTGGCCTGGATTTTCCCTTTGACCGCAAATTCGAATTGACACTCAGAGCAGGACTTTAA